In Marivivens aquimaris, one genomic interval encodes:
- a CDS encoding DMT family transporter — translation MDNVRGSILMVLAMLGFAIEDMFIKLLSAHLPAGEVMMILGVGGVLLYWIALRRQNVPLFSTVFFERGVVLRNIAEFVGTGAFVTAFTLGEISTTSAIMQALPLVVTMGGALFLGQQVGWRRWTAIFVGFIGVIIVINPQPSGVDPLALLALVAVLGLGSRDVITRPLRGQIHSLQLAAYGFVTIIPLGATMMVLQGETPVVPTGIDYLYLLLCISIGVVAYYLLILASRIGELAVVAPFRYTRILFALTVGAVVFAETLELHMLVGCAIIVMSGIYTFYRESRARRASLSSSVRV, via the coding sequence ATGGACAACGTTCGCGGTTCCATTCTCATGGTCTTGGCGATGCTTGGCTTCGCTATCGAAGACATGTTTATCAAGCTGCTCTCCGCGCACCTCCCCGCTGGCGAGGTCATGATGATCCTCGGCGTTGGCGGCGTGCTGCTTTACTGGATCGCGCTGCGCCGCCAGAACGTCCCGCTATTCAGCACCGTGTTTTTCGAGCGCGGTGTGGTGCTGCGAAACATCGCCGAGTTCGTCGGCACCGGCGCTTTCGTAACTGCCTTCACGCTGGGCGAGATTTCGACGACTTCTGCCATCATGCAGGCCCTGCCGCTGGTCGTGACCATGGGCGGTGCGCTGTTCCTTGGCCAGCAGGTCGGCTGGCGCCGCTGGACCGCTATTTTTGTGGGCTTCATTGGTGTGATCATCGTCATTAACCCGCAGCCCTCGGGCGTTGATCCACTGGCGCTTTTGGCGCTGGTCGCTGTACTCGGCCTCGGGTCGCGCGATGTCATCACCCGCCCGCTCCGCGGTCAGATCCATTCCCTGCAACTGGCGGCCTACGGCTTTGTGACGATCATTCCGCTCGGCGCGACGATGATGGTTCTACAGGGCGAAACGCCCGTTGTGCCAACCGGAATCGACTACCTGTACCTCCTGCTCTGCATCTCGATCGGGGTCGTTGCGTACTATCTTCTGATCCTCGCAAGCCGGATCGGAGAGCTCGCTGTGGTGGCTCCTTTCCGATACACGCGGATTCTGTTTGCGCTAACAGTGGGTGCTGTAGTATTTGCCGAGACGCTGGAACTCCACATGCTGGTGGGCTGTGCGATTATTGTCATGTCCGGGATCTACACGTTCTATCGCGAGTCCCGGGCGCGCCGCGCTTCCCTATCGTCAAGTGTACGGGTATAG
- the eno gene encoding phosphopyruvate hydratase has protein sequence MSIIIDIHAREILDSRGNPTVEVDVTLEDGTMGRAAVPSGASTGAHEAVEKRDGDKSRYLGKGVLEAVAAVNGEIAEALVGYDALEQVEIDNAMIELDGTANKGRLGANAILGVSLAVAKAAAEFTGQPLYRYIGGTSARVLPVPMMNIINGGEHADNPIDIQEFMIMPVSATNVKEAIRMGSEVFHTLKKELSAAGYNTGIGDEGGFAPALESTRKALDFILTAIDKAGYKAGEDIFLALDCASTEYYVDGKYEMKGEGKSLTSEENADYLAELCNDYPIISIEDGMAEDDWDGWKLLTDKIGEKVQLVGDDLFVTNPARLADGIEKGVANSMLVKVNQIGSLTETLKAVDMAHRARYTNVMSHRSGETEDATIADLAVATNCGQIKTGSLSRSDRLAKYNQLIRIEELLGTTAEYAGTSILKK, from the coding sequence ATGAGCATCATCATCGACATCCACGCACGAGAAATCCTCGACAGCCGCGGTAACCCCACCGTCGAAGTCGACGTCACGCTCGAAGACGGCACCATGGGCCGCGCCGCCGTTCCGTCGGGCGCTTCGACCGGCGCACACGAAGCCGTCGAAAAGCGTGACGGCGACAAGTCGCGCTACCTCGGCAAAGGCGTTCTGGAAGCTGTTGCTGCCGTGAACGGCGAAATCGCAGAAGCTCTCGTCGGTTACGACGCGCTGGAGCAGGTCGAAATCGACAACGCGATGATCGAACTCGATGGCACCGCGAACAAGGGCCGCCTGGGCGCCAACGCGATCCTCGGCGTCTCGCTCGCCGTTGCCAAAGCCGCTGCCGAGTTTACCGGCCAGCCGCTCTACCGCTACATCGGCGGCACCTCGGCCCGCGTTCTGCCGGTTCCGATGATGAACATCATCAACGGCGGCGAACACGCCGACAACCCGATCGACATTCAGGAATTCATGATCATGCCGGTTTCGGCAACGAACGTGAAAGAAGCGATCCGCATGGGTTCGGAAGTCTTCCACACCCTGAAGAAAGAGCTGTCGGCTGCTGGCTACAACACCGGCATCGGTGACGAAGGCGGCTTCGCTCCGGCACTGGAATCGACCCGCAAGGCGCTCGACTTCATCCTGACCGCGATCGACAAAGCAGGCTACAAAGCCGGCGAAGATATCTTCCTCGCTCTCGACTGCGCATCGACCGAATACTACGTCGACGGCAAGTACGAAATGAAGGGCGAAGGCAAGTCGCTGACCTCGGAAGAGAACGCCGACTACCTCGCAGAGCTGTGCAACGACTACCCGATCATCTCGATCGAAGACGGCATGGCAGAAGACGACTGGGACGGCTGGAAGCTGCTCACCGACAAGATCGGCGAGAAGGTCCAGCTCGTTGGTGACGACCTCTTCGTAACCAACCCTGCCCGTCTGGCTGACGGTATCGAAAAGGGCGTTGCCAACTCGATGCTCGTCAAAGTGAACCAGATCGGCTCGCTGACCGAGACCCTGAAGGCCGTCGATATGGCTCACCGTGCGCGCTACACCAACGTGATGTCGCACCGCTCGGGCGAAACCGAAGACGCGACCATCGCTGACCTCGCAGTTGCCACCAACTGCGGTCAGATCAAGACCGGCTCGCTGTCGCGTTCGGACCGTCTGGCCAAGTACAACCAGCTGATCCGCATCGAAGAACTGCTCGGCACCACTGCCGAATACGCAGGTACCTCGATCCTGAAGAAGTAA